The following coding sequences lie in one Leptospira neocaledonica genomic window:
- the lsa23 gene encoding surface adhesion protein Lsa23, with the protein MKSYFLIPIFFLYIGCTSPPLPVFQTMEGICPKSDLFVLAQPEIDVQTGNDLVGIYCKANITPIGFEWEISLVFRDEIHPSTWKDFFYRIYRRIRYGRTYDIETFLVRLEPDGKTFQLDLKNVYSGDQIFQEDPVIHKDRILSSSLLENRNSLPILYVNTWNHMFGEKDNNPGLSKQEIQISEFRFGSRTQLDGYFGTY; encoded by the coding sequence ATGAAATCTTATTTTCTTATCCCGATATTCTTTCTTTATATTGGCTGTACTAGTCCACCCTTACCTGTATTCCAAACCATGGAAGGGATCTGCCCCAAGTCGGATCTTTTTGTATTAGCCCAACCTGAGATAGATGTACAGACAGGGAACGACCTTGTAGGGATCTATTGTAAGGCAAATATCACTCCTATTGGATTTGAATGGGAAATTAGTCTAGTATTTCGGGACGAGATCCATCCAAGTACTTGGAAGGATTTTTTCTATAGAATCTATAGAAGGATCCGTTATGGTAGGACCTACGATATTGAAACCTTTTTGGTTCGACTGGAACCTGATGGTAAAACTTTCCAATTGGATCTGAAGAATGTCTACTCAGGAGATCAGATCTTTCAAGAGGACCCGGTTATTCATAAGGATAGAATACTTTCTTCTTCCCTTCTGGAAAATAGGAACTCACTTCCTATTCTTTATGTAAATACCTGGAATCATATGTTTGGGGAGAAGGATAATAATCCAGGGCTTTCCAAACAAGAAATCCAAATTTCCGAGTTTCGTTTTGGATCCAGAACCCAACTAGACGGGTATTTCGGGACGTACTAA